A genomic segment from Peromyscus maniculatus bairdii isolate BWxNUB_F1_BW_parent chromosome 11, HU_Pman_BW_mat_3.1, whole genome shotgun sequence encodes:
- the Nectin4 gene encoding nectin-4 isoform X1, producing MPLSLGAEMWGPEAWLLLLFLASFTGRCPAGELETSDLVTVVLGQDAKLPCFYRGDPDEQVGQVAWARVDPNEGPRELALLHSKYGLHVSPAYEDRVEQPPPPRDPLDGSVLLRNAVQADEGEYECRVSTFPAGSFQARMRLRVLVPPLPSLNPGPPLEEGQGLTLAASCTAEGSPAPSVTWDTEVKGTQSSRSFKHSRSAAVTSEFHLVPSRSMNGQPLTCVVSHPGLLQDQRITLTLQVAFLAEASVRGLEDQNLWHVGREGATLKCLSEGQPPPSYNWTRLDGPLPSGVRAKGDTLGFPRLAPEHSGIYVCHVSNELSSRDSQVTVEVLADPQDPGKQVDLVSASVVVVGVIAALLFCLLVVVVVLMSRYHRRKAQQMTQKYEEELTLTRENSIRRLHSHHSDPRSQPEESVGLRAEGHPDSLKDNSSCSVMSEEPEGRSYSTLTTVREIETQTELLSPGSGRTDDEEDQDEGIKQAMNHFVQENGTLRAKPTGNGIYINGRGHLV from the exons ATGCCCCTGTCCCTGGGAGCCGAGATGTGGGGCCCTGAAGCCTGGCTGCTGCTGTTGTTCCTGGCATCGTTTACAG GCCGATGCCCCGCGGGTGAGCTGGAGACCTCGGACTTAGTGACAGTGGTGCTGGGCCAGGACGCAAAACTGCCCTGCTTCTACCGAGGGGATCCGGATGAGCAGGTGGGGCAAGTGGCATGGGCTCGGGTGGACCCAAACGAGGGCCCCCGGGAGCTGGCCCTACTGCACTCCAAATACGGGCTTCATGTGAGCCCCGCCTATGAGGACCGCGTGGAGCAACCACCGCCCCCACGAGACCCTCTGGACGGCTCCGTGCTCCTGCGCAACGCTGTGCAAGCTGATGAGGGCGAGTATGAGTGCCGAGTCAGCACCTTCCCGGCCGGCAGCTTCCAGGCACGGATGCGGCTCCGTGTTCTGG TGCCTCCCCTGCCTTCACTGAATCCTGGCCCACCCCTGGAGGAGGGCCAAGGCCTGACACTGGCAGCCTCTTGCACCGCGGAGGGCAGCCCAGCTCCCAGTGTGACCTGGGACACCGAGGTCAAAGGCACACAGTCCAGCCGTTCCTTCAAGCACTCCCGCTCAGCAGCTGTCACTTCAGAATTTCACCTGGTGCCTAGCCGAAGCATGAATGGGCAGCCACTGACCTGTGTGGTGTCTCACCCTGGCCTGCTCCAGGACCAGAGAATCACCCTCACCCTCCAAGTGGCCT TCCTTGCAGAGGCCTCTGTGAGAGGCCTGGAGGACCAGAACTTGTGGCATGTTGGCCGAGAAGGAGCTACACTCAAGTGCCTGAGTGAAGGACAGCCCCCTCCCTCGTACAACTGGACACG GCTGGATGGACCTCTGCCGAGTGGGGTGCGAGCGAAAGGGGACACTCTGGGCTTCCCCCGCCTGGCTCCTGAGCACAGTGGCATCTACGTCTGCCATGTCAGCAACGAACTTTCTTCGAGGGATTCTCAGGTCACCGTGGAAGTTCTTG CAGACCCTCAAGATCCAGGGAAGCAAGTGGACCTCGTGTCGgcctcagtggtggtggtgggtgtgatCGCTGCGCTCTTGTTCTgcctcctggtggtggtggtggtcctcATGTCGCGGTATCACCGGCGGAAAGCGCAGCAGATGACCCAGAAATA TGAGGAGGAGCTGACTCTGACCAGGGAGAACTCCATCCGGAGGCTGCATTCCCACCATTCGGACCCTAGGAGCCAG CCGGAGGAGAGTGTAGGGCTGAGAGCCGAGGGCCACCCTGATAGTCTCAAGGACAACAGTAGCTGCTCTGTGATG AGTGAAGAGCCAGAGGGCCGTAGCTACTCCACGCTGACCACAGTGAGGGAGATAGAAACACAGACAGAACTGCTGTCTCCAGGCTCTGGGAGGACAGACGACGAGGAGGATCAGGATGAAGGCATCAAACAGGCCATGAACCATTTTGTTCAGGAGAATGGGACCCTGAGGGCCAAACCCACAGGCAACGGCATCTACATCAACGGGCGAGGGCACCTGGTCTGA
- the Nectin4 gene encoding nectin-4 isoform X4, with the protein MPLSLGAEMWGPEAWLLLLFLASFTGRCPAGELETSDLVTVVLGQDAKLPCFYRGDPDEQVGQVAWARVDPNEGPRELALLHSKYGLHVSPAYEDRVEQPPPPRDPLDGSVLLRNAVQADEGEYECRVSTFPAGSFQARMRLRVLVPPLPSLNPGPPLEEGQGLTLAASCTAEGSPAPSVTWDTEVKGTQSSRSFKHSRSAAVTSEFHLVPSRSMNGQPLTCVVSHPGLLQDQRITLTLQVAFLAEASVRGLEDQNLWHVGREGATLKCLSEGQPPPSYNWTRLDGPLPSGVRAKGDTLGFPRLAPEHSGIYVCHVSNELSSRDSQVTVEVLDPQDPGKQVDLVSASVVVVGVIAALLFCLLVVVVVLMSRYHRRKAQQMTQKYEEELTLTRENSIRRLHSHHSDPRSQSEEPEGRSYSTLTTVREIETQTELLSPGSGRTDDEEDQDEGIKQAMNHFVQENGTLRAKPTGNGIYINGRGHLV; encoded by the exons ATGCCCCTGTCCCTGGGAGCCGAGATGTGGGGCCCTGAAGCCTGGCTGCTGCTGTTGTTCCTGGCATCGTTTACAG GCCGATGCCCCGCGGGTGAGCTGGAGACCTCGGACTTAGTGACAGTGGTGCTGGGCCAGGACGCAAAACTGCCCTGCTTCTACCGAGGGGATCCGGATGAGCAGGTGGGGCAAGTGGCATGGGCTCGGGTGGACCCAAACGAGGGCCCCCGGGAGCTGGCCCTACTGCACTCCAAATACGGGCTTCATGTGAGCCCCGCCTATGAGGACCGCGTGGAGCAACCACCGCCCCCACGAGACCCTCTGGACGGCTCCGTGCTCCTGCGCAACGCTGTGCAAGCTGATGAGGGCGAGTATGAGTGCCGAGTCAGCACCTTCCCGGCCGGCAGCTTCCAGGCACGGATGCGGCTCCGTGTTCTGG TGCCTCCCCTGCCTTCACTGAATCCTGGCCCACCCCTGGAGGAGGGCCAAGGCCTGACACTGGCAGCCTCTTGCACCGCGGAGGGCAGCCCAGCTCCCAGTGTGACCTGGGACACCGAGGTCAAAGGCACACAGTCCAGCCGTTCCTTCAAGCACTCCCGCTCAGCAGCTGTCACTTCAGAATTTCACCTGGTGCCTAGCCGAAGCATGAATGGGCAGCCACTGACCTGTGTGGTGTCTCACCCTGGCCTGCTCCAGGACCAGAGAATCACCCTCACCCTCCAAGTGGCCT TCCTTGCAGAGGCCTCTGTGAGAGGCCTGGAGGACCAGAACTTGTGGCATGTTGGCCGAGAAGGAGCTACACTCAAGTGCCTGAGTGAAGGACAGCCCCCTCCCTCGTACAACTGGACACG GCTGGATGGACCTCTGCCGAGTGGGGTGCGAGCGAAAGGGGACACTCTGGGCTTCCCCCGCCTGGCTCCTGAGCACAGTGGCATCTACGTCTGCCATGTCAGCAACGAACTTTCTTCGAGGGATTCTCAGGTCACCGTGGAAGTTCTTG ACCCTCAAGATCCAGGGAAGCAAGTGGACCTCGTGTCGgcctcagtggtggtggtgggtgtgatCGCTGCGCTCTTGTTCTgcctcctggtggtggtggtggtcctcATGTCGCGGTATCACCGGCGGAAAGCGCAGCAGATGACCCAGAAATA TGAGGAGGAGCTGACTCTGACCAGGGAGAACTCCATCCGGAGGCTGCATTCCCACCATTCGGACCCTAGGAGCCAG AGTGAAGAGCCAGAGGGCCGTAGCTACTCCACGCTGACCACAGTGAGGGAGATAGAAACACAGACAGAACTGCTGTCTCCAGGCTCTGGGAGGACAGACGACGAGGAGGATCAGGATGAAGGCATCAAACAGGCCATGAACCATTTTGTTCAGGAGAATGGGACCCTGAGGGCCAAACCCACAGGCAACGGCATCTACATCAACGGGCGAGGGCACCTGGTCTGA
- the Nectin4 gene encoding nectin-4 isoform X3 has translation MPLSLGAEMWGPEAWLLLLFLASFTGRCPAGELETSDLVTVVLGQDAKLPCFYRGDPDEQVGQVAWARVDPNEGPRELALLHSKYGLHVSPAYEDRVEQPPPPRDPLDGSVLLRNAVQADEGEYECRVSTFPAGSFQARMRLRVLVPPLPSLNPGPPLEEGQGLTLAASCTAEGSPAPSVTWDTEVKGTQSSRSFKHSRSAAVTSEFHLVPSRSMNGQPLTCVVSHPGLLQDQRITLTLQVAFLAEASVRGLEDQNLWHVGREGATLKCLSEGQPPPSYNWTRLDGPLPSGVRAKGDTLGFPRLAPEHSGIYVCHVSNELSSRDSQVTVEVLADPQDPGKQVDLVSASVVVVGVIAALLFCLLVVVVVLMSRYHRRKAQQMTQKYEEELTLTRENSIRRLHSHHSDPRSQSEEPEGRSYSTLTTVREIETQTELLSPGSGRTDDEEDQDEGIKQAMNHFVQENGTLRAKPTGNGIYINGRGHLV, from the exons ATGCCCCTGTCCCTGGGAGCCGAGATGTGGGGCCCTGAAGCCTGGCTGCTGCTGTTGTTCCTGGCATCGTTTACAG GCCGATGCCCCGCGGGTGAGCTGGAGACCTCGGACTTAGTGACAGTGGTGCTGGGCCAGGACGCAAAACTGCCCTGCTTCTACCGAGGGGATCCGGATGAGCAGGTGGGGCAAGTGGCATGGGCTCGGGTGGACCCAAACGAGGGCCCCCGGGAGCTGGCCCTACTGCACTCCAAATACGGGCTTCATGTGAGCCCCGCCTATGAGGACCGCGTGGAGCAACCACCGCCCCCACGAGACCCTCTGGACGGCTCCGTGCTCCTGCGCAACGCTGTGCAAGCTGATGAGGGCGAGTATGAGTGCCGAGTCAGCACCTTCCCGGCCGGCAGCTTCCAGGCACGGATGCGGCTCCGTGTTCTGG TGCCTCCCCTGCCTTCACTGAATCCTGGCCCACCCCTGGAGGAGGGCCAAGGCCTGACACTGGCAGCCTCTTGCACCGCGGAGGGCAGCCCAGCTCCCAGTGTGACCTGGGACACCGAGGTCAAAGGCACACAGTCCAGCCGTTCCTTCAAGCACTCCCGCTCAGCAGCTGTCACTTCAGAATTTCACCTGGTGCCTAGCCGAAGCATGAATGGGCAGCCACTGACCTGTGTGGTGTCTCACCCTGGCCTGCTCCAGGACCAGAGAATCACCCTCACCCTCCAAGTGGCCT TCCTTGCAGAGGCCTCTGTGAGAGGCCTGGAGGACCAGAACTTGTGGCATGTTGGCCGAGAAGGAGCTACACTCAAGTGCCTGAGTGAAGGACAGCCCCCTCCCTCGTACAACTGGACACG GCTGGATGGACCTCTGCCGAGTGGGGTGCGAGCGAAAGGGGACACTCTGGGCTTCCCCCGCCTGGCTCCTGAGCACAGTGGCATCTACGTCTGCCATGTCAGCAACGAACTTTCTTCGAGGGATTCTCAGGTCACCGTGGAAGTTCTTG CAGACCCTCAAGATCCAGGGAAGCAAGTGGACCTCGTGTCGgcctcagtggtggtggtgggtgtgatCGCTGCGCTCTTGTTCTgcctcctggtggtggtggtggtcctcATGTCGCGGTATCACCGGCGGAAAGCGCAGCAGATGACCCAGAAATA TGAGGAGGAGCTGACTCTGACCAGGGAGAACTCCATCCGGAGGCTGCATTCCCACCATTCGGACCCTAGGAGCCAG AGTGAAGAGCCAGAGGGCCGTAGCTACTCCACGCTGACCACAGTGAGGGAGATAGAAACACAGACAGAACTGCTGTCTCCAGGCTCTGGGAGGACAGACGACGAGGAGGATCAGGATGAAGGCATCAAACAGGCCATGAACCATTTTGTTCAGGAGAATGGGACCCTGAGGGCCAAACCCACAGGCAACGGCATCTACATCAACGGGCGAGGGCACCTGGTCTGA
- the Nectin4 gene encoding nectin-4 isoform X2, producing MPLSLGAEMWGPEAWLLLLFLASFTGRCPAGELETSDLVTVVLGQDAKLPCFYRGDPDEQVGQVAWARVDPNEGPRELALLHSKYGLHVSPAYEDRVEQPPPPRDPLDGSVLLRNAVQADEGEYECRVSTFPAGSFQARMRLRVLVPPLPSLNPGPPLEEGQGLTLAASCTAEGSPAPSVTWDTEVKGTQSSRSFKHSRSAAVTSEFHLVPSRSMNGQPLTCVVSHPGLLQDQRITLTLQVAFLAEASVRGLEDQNLWHVGREGATLKCLSEGQPPPSYNWTRLDGPLPSGVRAKGDTLGFPRLAPEHSGIYVCHVSNELSSRDSQVTVEVLDPQDPGKQVDLVSASVVVVGVIAALLFCLLVVVVVLMSRYHRRKAQQMTQKYEEELTLTRENSIRRLHSHHSDPRSQPEESVGLRAEGHPDSLKDNSSCSVMSEEPEGRSYSTLTTVREIETQTELLSPGSGRTDDEEDQDEGIKQAMNHFVQENGTLRAKPTGNGIYINGRGHLV from the exons ATGCCCCTGTCCCTGGGAGCCGAGATGTGGGGCCCTGAAGCCTGGCTGCTGCTGTTGTTCCTGGCATCGTTTACAG GCCGATGCCCCGCGGGTGAGCTGGAGACCTCGGACTTAGTGACAGTGGTGCTGGGCCAGGACGCAAAACTGCCCTGCTTCTACCGAGGGGATCCGGATGAGCAGGTGGGGCAAGTGGCATGGGCTCGGGTGGACCCAAACGAGGGCCCCCGGGAGCTGGCCCTACTGCACTCCAAATACGGGCTTCATGTGAGCCCCGCCTATGAGGACCGCGTGGAGCAACCACCGCCCCCACGAGACCCTCTGGACGGCTCCGTGCTCCTGCGCAACGCTGTGCAAGCTGATGAGGGCGAGTATGAGTGCCGAGTCAGCACCTTCCCGGCCGGCAGCTTCCAGGCACGGATGCGGCTCCGTGTTCTGG TGCCTCCCCTGCCTTCACTGAATCCTGGCCCACCCCTGGAGGAGGGCCAAGGCCTGACACTGGCAGCCTCTTGCACCGCGGAGGGCAGCCCAGCTCCCAGTGTGACCTGGGACACCGAGGTCAAAGGCACACAGTCCAGCCGTTCCTTCAAGCACTCCCGCTCAGCAGCTGTCACTTCAGAATTTCACCTGGTGCCTAGCCGAAGCATGAATGGGCAGCCACTGACCTGTGTGGTGTCTCACCCTGGCCTGCTCCAGGACCAGAGAATCACCCTCACCCTCCAAGTGGCCT TCCTTGCAGAGGCCTCTGTGAGAGGCCTGGAGGACCAGAACTTGTGGCATGTTGGCCGAGAAGGAGCTACACTCAAGTGCCTGAGTGAAGGACAGCCCCCTCCCTCGTACAACTGGACACG GCTGGATGGACCTCTGCCGAGTGGGGTGCGAGCGAAAGGGGACACTCTGGGCTTCCCCCGCCTGGCTCCTGAGCACAGTGGCATCTACGTCTGCCATGTCAGCAACGAACTTTCTTCGAGGGATTCTCAGGTCACCGTGGAAGTTCTTG ACCCTCAAGATCCAGGGAAGCAAGTGGACCTCGTGTCGgcctcagtggtggtggtgggtgtgatCGCTGCGCTCTTGTTCTgcctcctggtggtggtggtggtcctcATGTCGCGGTATCACCGGCGGAAAGCGCAGCAGATGACCCAGAAATA TGAGGAGGAGCTGACTCTGACCAGGGAGAACTCCATCCGGAGGCTGCATTCCCACCATTCGGACCCTAGGAGCCAG CCGGAGGAGAGTGTAGGGCTGAGAGCCGAGGGCCACCCTGATAGTCTCAAGGACAACAGTAGCTGCTCTGTGATG AGTGAAGAGCCAGAGGGCCGTAGCTACTCCACGCTGACCACAGTGAGGGAGATAGAAACACAGACAGAACTGCTGTCTCCAGGCTCTGGGAGGACAGACGACGAGGAGGATCAGGATGAAGGCATCAAACAGGCCATGAACCATTTTGTTCAGGAGAATGGGACCCTGAGGGCCAAACCCACAGGCAACGGCATCTACATCAACGGGCGAGGGCACCTGGTCTGA